The following proteins are encoded in a genomic region of Euwallacea fornicatus isolate EFF26 unplaced genomic scaffold, ASM4011564v1 scaffold_88, whole genome shotgun sequence:
- the LOC136350034 gene encoding golgin subfamily A member 6-like protein 2: MAEGLLRPSALNLLRQQKDLSDSQKQMAVNELQTNPSSLMELNRYLMESNKALIEANQALNKRVEELEQMLSKQNKMFEQQAEMLKSIKANMDRNDNKGREDELKRKKKKTTWTPTNEEENQDPQEQEASKEDEEMEVADFQTIQKQQKEDKINREKNK; encoded by the coding sequence ATGGCGGAAGGCCTGCTGAGGCCTAGCGCGCTAAATCTTCTGCGGCAACAAAAAGATCTGAGCGATTCACAAAAACAGATGGCAGTAAACGAACTGCAGACGAACCCCAGCAGCCTCATGGAACTCAATAGATATCTTATGGAGAGCAACAAGGCACTCATTGAGGCAAACCAGGCCCTCAACAAAAGAGTTGAGGAGCTGGAGCAAATGCTGTCCAAACAGAACAAAATGTTCGAACAACAAGCCGAGATGCTGAAAAGCATCAAAGCAAATATGGATAGAAACGATAACAAAGGCCGAGAAGATGAATtgaaaagaaagaagaaaaagacgACATGGACGCCTACAAATGAGGAAGAAAACCAGGACCCACAAGAGCAAGAAGCATCAAAAGAGGACGAAGAAATGGAAGTAGCCGACTTCCAAACAATTCAGAAGCAGCAGAAAGAGGACAAAATTAATagggaaaaaaataagtaG